One region of Pseudomonas alvandae genomic DNA includes:
- a CDS encoding putative nucleotidyltransferase substrate binding domain-containing protein — MKKADAFIQAGKTAVLQNIQGTLQFLQRFPPFNQMENAHLAYLVEQCLLRFYAPGETIIKPADGPVEHFYIVKQGRVVGERPHSAKGGTETTFEITTGECFPLAALLGERATRTEHRAGEDTFCLQLNKLAFIKLFALSGPFRDFALRGVSSLLDQVNQQVQQKSAQTLGTQYSLNTRLGELAMRHPVSCSPETPLREAVKLMHDQQVGSIVVVNEQKAPMGIFTLRDLRQVVADGSGDFSESIAMHMTQAPFFLSPDHSAFDAAIAMTERHIAHVCLVKDQRLCGVVSERDLFSLQRVDLVHLARTIRNAPRVENLVTLRGEIGQLVERMLAHGASSTQITHIITLLNDHTVCRVIELTLADKGDPGVPFSWLCFGSEGRREQTLHTDQDNGILFEARDAAHAAQIRGLLLPIAQQINQSLALCGFTLCKGNIMAGNPELCLSRAEWARRFAAFIREATPENLLGSSIYFDLRVVWGDEQGCEQLRQQILDQVADNRLFQRMMAENALRHRPPVGRFRDFVLSRKNGEKATLDLKVQGLTPFVDGARLLALANGIEANNTLERLRQLVVKEVIEPLDGAAYEEAYHFIQQTRMQQHQLQTRENLPYSNRVDPDNLNHLDRRILRESLRQAQRLQSSLTLRYQL, encoded by the coding sequence ATGAAAAAAGCGGACGCCTTCATCCAGGCAGGGAAAACCGCGGTGTTGCAGAACATCCAGGGCACTTTGCAGTTCCTGCAACGCTTCCCCCCGTTCAATCAAATGGAAAACGCCCACCTGGCCTATCTGGTGGAGCAATGCCTGCTGCGTTTCTACGCGCCGGGCGAAACGATCATCAAGCCGGCCGACGGACCGGTAGAGCACTTCTATATCGTCAAGCAAGGCCGCGTGGTGGGCGAGCGTCCCCATTCGGCGAAGGGCGGCACCGAGACCACTTTTGAAATCACCACGGGCGAATGTTTTCCCCTCGCCGCGCTGTTGGGCGAGCGAGCCACCCGCACCGAGCATCGGGCCGGTGAAGATACGTTCTGCCTGCAGTTGAACAAGCTGGCCTTCATCAAGCTGTTCGCCCTGTCCGGCCCGTTTCGCGATTTCGCCCTGCGTGGGGTCAGCAGCCTGCTCGACCAGGTCAACCAGCAAGTGCAGCAAAAATCCGCGCAGACCTTGGGCACGCAATATTCCCTCAATACGCGCCTGGGTGAGCTGGCGATGCGTCACCCGGTCAGTTGCAGCCCTGAAACACCGCTGCGCGAAGCCGTGAAGCTGATGCACGACCAACAGGTCGGCAGCATCGTCGTGGTCAATGAACAAAAAGCGCCGATGGGGATTTTTACCCTGCGCGACTTGCGGCAAGTCGTGGCTGACGGCAGCGGGGATTTTTCCGAGTCGATCGCAATGCACATGACCCAGGCGCCGTTTTTCCTGTCACCGGACCACAGCGCCTTCGACGCGGCCATCGCCATGACCGAGCGCCACATCGCCCATGTCTGCCTGGTCAAGGACCAGCGCCTGTGTGGCGTGGTGTCGGAGCGGGATCTGTTTTCCCTGCAACGCGTCGACCTGGTGCACCTGGCCCGGACGATTCGCAACGCCCCACGGGTGGAAAACCTGGTGACGCTGCGCGGCGAGATCGGCCAACTGGTGGAGCGCATGCTGGCCCACGGCGCGTCCTCAACGCAGATCACCCACATCATCACCTTGCTCAACGACCACACCGTGTGCCGGGTCATCGAGTTGACCCTGGCCGACAAAGGCGACCCGGGCGTGCCGTTCAGTTGGCTGTGTTTCGGCAGCGAAGGCCGCCGCGAGCAGACCCTGCACACCGACCAGGACAACGGCATTCTTTTCGAAGCCCGCGATGCCGCCCACGCTGCGCAGATCCGTGGCCTGCTGCTGCCCATCGCCCAACAGATCAACCAGAGCCTGGCGCTGTGCGGCTTCACGTTGTGCAAAGGCAACATCATGGCCGGCAACCCCGAGCTGTGCCTATCCCGAGCTGAATGGGCACGGCGCTTCGCGGCCTTCATTCGCGAAGCGACGCCCGAGAACCTGCTGGGTTCGAGCATCTATTTCGATCTGCGAGTGGTCTGGGGCGACGAGCAAGGCTGCGAGCAACTGCGCCAGCAGATTCTCGATCAAGTGGCCGACAACCGCTTGTTCCAGCGCATGATGGCCGAGAATGCCCTTCGCCATCGCCCGCCCGTTGGACGCTTCCGGGATTTCGTGCTGAGCAGGAAGAACGGCGAAAAAGCCACCCTCGACCTGAAGGTGCAAGGCCTGACGCCTTTCGTCGACGGCGCTCGATTGCTGGCATTGGCCAACGGCATCGAGGCCAACAACACCCTCGAACGCTTGCGGCAACTGGTCGTCAAGGAAGTCATCGAACCGCTGGACGGCGCGGCTTATGAAGAGGCCTACCACTTCATCCAGCAGACCCGGATGCAGCAACATCAATTGCAGACCCGGGAAAACCTGCCCTATTCCAACCGTGTCGACCCCGACAACCTCAATCATCTGGACCGGCGGATCCTGCGCGAATCCTTGCGCCAGGCCCAACGCCTGCAGAGCAGCCTGACGTTGAGGTATCAACTGTGA
- a CDS encoding response regulator, translating to MSDHDILSDAEREALSAVMLEPDLPPQRVLIVDDDKDARELLSEILALDGIRCMTAASGETALKMLETKPSIGLLITDLRMGNVDGLELVRLVRESERAALPIIIVSGDADVKDAIEAMHLSVVDFLLKPIDTEKLLGLVKHELGMDL from the coding sequence ATGTCCGACCACGATATTTTGAGTGACGCCGAGCGCGAGGCGCTGAGTGCCGTCATGCTGGAACCCGACCTGCCGCCGCAGCGTGTATTGATCGTCGATGACGACAAGGACGCCCGCGAGCTGCTGTCGGAGATCCTGGCATTGGACGGCATCCGCTGCATGACCGCCGCCAGTGGCGAAACCGCACTCAAGATGCTGGAGACCAAGCCGTCCATTGGCCTGCTCATTACCGACCTGCGCATGGGCAACGTCGATGGCCTGGAACTGGTGCGCCTGGTGCGCGAGTCGGAGCGGGCCGCGTTGCCGATCATCATCGTGTCGGGCGACGCCGATGTGAAGGACGCCATCGAAGCCATGCACCTGAGCGTGGTGGACTTTTTGCTCAAGCCGATCGACACCGAAAAGCTGCTGGGGTTGGTCAAGCATGAGTTGGGGATGGATCTTTAG
- a CDS encoding 3'-5' exonuclease, with translation MSLFSWLRPVQPTLGDALQQRLANLPAPAPLAECTLRKQRWVVVDLETTGLNLNKDQVLSIGAVVIEDGAIDFSQQFERTLQCDKQKLGPSVLIHGLAPSAIAAGSDPAEALLAFMEFVGDSPLLAFHAPFDSHMLGRATKDYLGYRLQHPFLDVADLAPMLCPQANLRKSGLDEWIDWFKLQVFERHNASADALATAELALILFSRAGQQDIHSPLNLQQRLGQWKRRQQAPSL, from the coding sequence GTGAGCCTGTTTTCCTGGCTGCGCCCGGTCCAGCCAACGCTTGGCGACGCCTTGCAGCAACGCCTGGCCAACCTGCCCGCCCCCGCCCCATTGGCTGAATGCACCTTGCGGAAACAGCGTTGGGTGGTGGTCGACCTGGAAACCACCGGCCTTAACCTGAACAAAGACCAGGTGTTGTCCATCGGCGCCGTGGTGATCGAAGACGGTGCCATCGACTTCAGCCAGCAATTCGAGCGGACCTTGCAATGCGACAAGCAGAAGCTCGGGCCAAGCGTGCTGATCCACGGCCTGGCGCCGAGTGCCATCGCCGCTGGCAGCGACCCGGCCGAAGCCCTGCTGGCGTTCATGGAATTCGTCGGCGACAGTCCGCTGCTGGCGTTTCATGCGCCATTCGATTCCCACATGCTCGGGCGCGCCACGAAAGATTACCTGGGCTACCGACTCCAGCATCCCTTCCTGGACGTGGCCGACCTGGCGCCGATGCTTTGCCCGCAAGCCAACCTGCGCAAGTCCGGCCTGGACGAATGGATCGACTGGTTCAAGCTGCAAGTCTTCGAACGCCACAATGCCAGCGCCGACGCCTTGGCCACGGCGGAGCTGGCTTTGATCCTGTTCAGTCGCGCTGGTCAACAGGACATCCACAGCCCCCTCAACCTGCAACAGCGCCTGGGACAATGGAAGCGGCGGCAGCAGGCGCCTTCGCTTTAA